Proteins from one Ranitomeya variabilis isolate aRanVar5 chromosome 1, aRanVar5.hap1, whole genome shotgun sequence genomic window:
- the NDRG2 gene encoding protein NDRG2 isoform X3 — MPLIDLEMSELQEVQITEDNNALLQDPLKAAELAAKLLQVQEQKHSIETPYGMVTVTIQGSPKPKRPAIVTFHDVGMDHKLCFKMLFENEDMYEIVKNFVVCHIDAPGQEEGAAVYPAGYQYPSLDQLAETIPCVLQYLNFPSIIGIGVGAGAYVLARYTLSHPNTVEGLVLVNIDPNAKGWMDWAAHKLTGLTSSIPEMILSHLFSPEDISGNSDIVRQYKTAILNSPIVGNNHLYWNSYNSRRDLNLERGGDVTLKCPVMLVVGDQAPHEDAVVECNSKLDPTQTSFLKMADSGGQPQITQPGKLAEAFKYFVQGMGYIPHILDKRRSMGGIFLHDSSVSLAHRLSIQRGESVTLSYPVAEQRVGGRTTRNIHGGDLLRSRDAGDM; from the exons atCTGGAGATGTCGGAGCTACAAGAAGTTCAGATTACGGAGGACAATAATGCTCTTCTGCAGGACCCCTTAAAG GCAGCTGAGCTAGCAGCCAAGCTTCTCCAAGTGCAAGAGCAG AAACATTCAATCGAAACTCCCTATGGGATGGTGACAGTCACAATTCAGGGCTCCCCCAAACCCAAGAGGCCAGCGATTGTAACATTCCATGATGTGGGGATGGACC ATAAATTGTGCTTTAAAATGCTCTTTGAAAACGAGGACATGTATGAGATTGTGAAGAATTTTGTTGTTTGCCACATTGATGCCCCAGGACAAGAGGAGGGGGCAGCTGTCTATCCTGCTGG GTACCAATACCCATCCCTTGATCAACTGGCTGAAACCATCccatgtgtgctgcaatacctgaa TTTCCCCAGTATTATTGGGATTGGTGTTGGCGCTGGTGCGTACGTCTTGGCCAGATACACG CTTTCCCATCCTAACACTGTGGAAGGTTTAGTTCTCGTTAACATTGATCCAAATGCCAAAGGCTGGATGGACTGGGCAGCACATAAG CTTACAGGCCTCACTTCATCCATCCCGGAAATGATTTTGTCACATCTCTTCAGCCCA GAGGACATTTCTGGAAACTCCGATATTGTGCGTCAGTACAAAACCGCCATTTTAAACTCTCCTATCGTTGGCAACAACCACCTGTACTGGAACAGCTACAACAG tcGCCGAGATTTGAACCTGGAACGTGGAGGCGATGTCACTTTGAA GTGCCCTGTAATGTTGGTAGTTGGTGACCAAGCTCCTCATGAGGATGCAGTG GTGGAATGCAACTCAAAACTGGACCCAACTCAGACTTCATTCTTGAAG ATGGCAGACTCTGGCGGACAGCCACAGATAACACAG CCTGGAAAACTGGCTGAGGCTTTCAAGTACTTTGTCCAGGGAATGGGCTACA TCCCCCACATTCTGGATAAGAGGCGCAGTATGGG TGGCATCTTCTTGCATGACTCGTCTGTCTCGCTCGCGCACCGCCTCTCTATCCAGCGAGGGGAATCGGTCACGCTCTCGTACCCTGTCGCAGAGCAGCGAGTCGGGGGGAGGACCACCAGGAACATTCACGGAGGTGACCTGCTGAGAAGCCGTGATGCTGGGGACATGTGA
- the NDRG2 gene encoding protein NDRG2 isoform X1, whose translation MPLIDLEMSELQEVQITEDNNALLQDPLKAAELAAKLLQVQEQKHSIETPYGMVTVTIQGSPKPKRPAIVTFHDVGMDHKLCFKMLFENEDMYEIVKNFVVCHIDAPGQEEGAAVYPAGYQYPSLDQLAETIPCVLQYLNFPSIIGIGVGAGAYVLARYTLSHPNTVEGLVLVNIDPNAKGWMDWAAHKLTGLTSSIPEMILSHLFSPEDISGNSDIVRQYKTAILNSPIVGNNHLYWNSYNSRRDLNLERGGDVTLKCPVMLVVGDQAPHEDAVVECNSKLDPTQTSFLKMADSGGQPQITQPGKLAEAFKYFVQGMGYMASSCMTRLSRSRTASLSSEGNRSRSRTLSQSSESGGGPPGTFTEVTC comes from the exons atCTGGAGATGTCGGAGCTACAAGAAGTTCAGATTACGGAGGACAATAATGCTCTTCTGCAGGACCCCTTAAAG GCAGCTGAGCTAGCAGCCAAGCTTCTCCAAGTGCAAGAGCAG AAACATTCAATCGAAACTCCCTATGGGATGGTGACAGTCACAATTCAGGGCTCCCCCAAACCCAAGAGGCCAGCGATTGTAACATTCCATGATGTGGGGATGGACC ATAAATTGTGCTTTAAAATGCTCTTTGAAAACGAGGACATGTATGAGATTGTGAAGAATTTTGTTGTTTGCCACATTGATGCCCCAGGACAAGAGGAGGGGGCAGCTGTCTATCCTGCTGG GTACCAATACCCATCCCTTGATCAACTGGCTGAAACCATCccatgtgtgctgcaatacctgaa TTTCCCCAGTATTATTGGGATTGGTGTTGGCGCTGGTGCGTACGTCTTGGCCAGATACACG CTTTCCCATCCTAACACTGTGGAAGGTTTAGTTCTCGTTAACATTGATCCAAATGCCAAAGGCTGGATGGACTGGGCAGCACATAAG CTTACAGGCCTCACTTCATCCATCCCGGAAATGATTTTGTCACATCTCTTCAGCCCA GAGGACATTTCTGGAAACTCCGATATTGTGCGTCAGTACAAAACCGCCATTTTAAACTCTCCTATCGTTGGCAACAACCACCTGTACTGGAACAGCTACAACAG tcGCCGAGATTTGAACCTGGAACGTGGAGGCGATGTCACTTTGAA GTGCCCTGTAATGTTGGTAGTTGGTGACCAAGCTCCTCATGAGGATGCAGTG GTGGAATGCAACTCAAAACTGGACCCAACTCAGACTTCATTCTTGAAG ATGGCAGACTCTGGCGGACAGCCACAGATAACACAG CCTGGAAAACTGGCTGAGGCTTTCAAGTACTTTGTCCAGGGAATGGGCTACA TGGCATCTTCTTGCATGACTCGTCTGTCTCGCTCGCGCACCGCCTCTCTATCCAGCGAGGGGAATCGGTCACGCTCTCGTACCCTGTCGCAGAGCAGCGAGTCGGGGGGAGGACCACCAGGAACATTCACGGAGGTGACCTGCTGA
- the NDRG2 gene encoding protein NDRG2 isoform X2 yields the protein MSELQEVQITEDNNALLQDPLKAAELAAKLLQVQEQKHSIETPYGMVTVTIQGSPKPKRPAIVTFHDVGMDHKLCFKMLFENEDMYEIVKNFVVCHIDAPGQEEGAAVYPAGYQYPSLDQLAETIPCVLQYLNFPSIIGIGVGAGAYVLARYTLSHPNTVEGLVLVNIDPNAKGWMDWAAHKLTGLTSSIPEMILSHLFSPEDISGNSDIVRQYKTAILNSPIVGNNHLYWNSYNSRRDLNLERGGDVTLKCPVMLVVGDQAPHEDAVVECNSKLDPTQTSFLKMADSGGQPQITQPGKLAEAFKYFVQGMGYMASSCMTRLSRSRTASLSSEGNRSRSRTLSQSSESGGGPPGTFTEVTC from the exons ATGTCGGAGCTACAAGAAGTTCAGATTACGGAGGACAATAATGCTCTTCTGCAGGACCCCTTAAAG GCAGCTGAGCTAGCAGCCAAGCTTCTCCAAGTGCAAGAGCAG AAACATTCAATCGAAACTCCCTATGGGATGGTGACAGTCACAATTCAGGGCTCCCCCAAACCCAAGAGGCCAGCGATTGTAACATTCCATGATGTGGGGATGGACC ATAAATTGTGCTTTAAAATGCTCTTTGAAAACGAGGACATGTATGAGATTGTGAAGAATTTTGTTGTTTGCCACATTGATGCCCCAGGACAAGAGGAGGGGGCAGCTGTCTATCCTGCTGG GTACCAATACCCATCCCTTGATCAACTGGCTGAAACCATCccatgtgtgctgcaatacctgaa TTTCCCCAGTATTATTGGGATTGGTGTTGGCGCTGGTGCGTACGTCTTGGCCAGATACACG CTTTCCCATCCTAACACTGTGGAAGGTTTAGTTCTCGTTAACATTGATCCAAATGCCAAAGGCTGGATGGACTGGGCAGCACATAAG CTTACAGGCCTCACTTCATCCATCCCGGAAATGATTTTGTCACATCTCTTCAGCCCA GAGGACATTTCTGGAAACTCCGATATTGTGCGTCAGTACAAAACCGCCATTTTAAACTCTCCTATCGTTGGCAACAACCACCTGTACTGGAACAGCTACAACAG tcGCCGAGATTTGAACCTGGAACGTGGAGGCGATGTCACTTTGAA GTGCCCTGTAATGTTGGTAGTTGGTGACCAAGCTCCTCATGAGGATGCAGTG GTGGAATGCAACTCAAAACTGGACCCAACTCAGACTTCATTCTTGAAG ATGGCAGACTCTGGCGGACAGCCACAGATAACACAG CCTGGAAAACTGGCTGAGGCTTTCAAGTACTTTGTCCAGGGAATGGGCTACA TGGCATCTTCTTGCATGACTCGTCTGTCTCGCTCGCGCACCGCCTCTCTATCCAGCGAGGGGAATCGGTCACGCTCTCGTACCCTGTCGCAGAGCAGCGAGTCGGGGGGAGGACCACCAGGAACATTCACGGAGGTGACCTGCTGA